One region of Niallia sp. Man26 genomic DNA includes:
- a CDS encoding CsbD family protein: MAENKQSIADKVKSGVSKVKGEAKDQIGNAKGDKSMQADGKKDKVKGKLQETTGKLKEDDDSKY, translated from the coding sequence ATGGCAGAAAATAAACAAAGTATAGCAGATAAAGTAAAAAGTGGTGTATCTAAAGTTAAAGGGGAAGCGAAGGATCAGATAGGTAACGCGAAAGGCGATAAGAGTATGCAAGCTGATGGTAAAAAAGATAAAGTCAAAGGTAAATTACAGGAAACAACAGGTAAATTAAAAGAAGATGACGACAGTAAGTATTAA
- a CDS encoding VOC family protein translates to MIKGIYEAHLPVSNLITSIEFYKKLDLEIAYQKEKLAFFWIEKGRSWLGLWETDMVNTPYHPSLRHIAFQIDRDNMQDIKEWLKERNIDVSTNFGFPPEKQPLVLPNNPQAHAAIYFKDPDGNSIELISPLRLDYEEEFKMMTLEEWYKFK, encoded by the coding sequence ATGATTAAAGGAATATATGAAGCACATTTACCTGTCAGTAATTTAATAACATCTATTGAGTTTTATAAAAAATTAGACTTAGAAATAGCCTATCAAAAAGAAAAATTAGCATTTTTTTGGATTGAGAAGGGAAGAAGCTGGTTAGGATTATGGGAAACAGATATGGTAAATACACCTTACCATCCTTCTTTAAGGCATATTGCTTTCCAAATTGATAGAGATAATATGCAGGATATTAAAGAATGGTTAAAAGAAAGAAACATAGATGTCTCAACAAATTTTGGCTTTCCACCTGAAAAACAGCCATTAGTATTACCAAATAATCCACAAGCACATGCCGCAATCTATTTTAAAGATCCAGATGGAAATAGTATTGAATTGATTTCTCCGTTAAGATTGGATTATGAAGAAGAGTTTAAAATGATGACATTAGAAGAATGGTATAAATTCAAATAA
- a CDS encoding Cof-type HAD-IIB family hydrolase, with product MTIKLIAVDMDGTFLNNQMEYDKERFFKQYKKMKELGIRFVVASGNQYYQLKSFFDDIQDEISYVSENGAFIVDQGEEVFSVDIPKSHVKVILEELGSHNKFTTVLCGKESAYVLEEVSDTFFNTMNKYYHRLKRIPSFDNVNDQILKFALSCPEDETLPLRDLLHSSIGNLVSPVSSGHGSIDLIVPAFHKASGIQLLQEKWNIKDNETMAFGDGGNDMEMLKHVEYGFAMENGSAEVKHIAKYLAPSNNNNGVLDIIDQYFAKQGPFTS from the coding sequence ATGACTATTAAGCTCATAGCAGTTGATATGGATGGTACTTTTCTAAATAATCAAATGGAATATGATAAAGAGCGATTTTTTAAGCAATATAAAAAGATGAAAGAGCTAGGAATACGATTTGTTGTTGCAAGTGGAAATCAATATTACCAGTTGAAATCATTTTTTGATGATATACAAGATGAAATTAGTTATGTTTCCGAAAATGGTGCTTTTATAGTCGATCAAGGTGAAGAAGTATTCTCTGTTGACATTCCAAAAAGCCACGTGAAGGTAATCCTAGAAGAATTGGGGTCACATAATAAATTTACAACTGTGTTATGTGGCAAAGAAAGTGCCTATGTTCTAGAAGAGGTTTCTGATACGTTTTTTAATACGATGAATAAGTATTATCACCGCTTGAAGAGGATTCCAAGTTTTGATAATGTAAATGATCAAATTTTAAAATTTGCCTTATCTTGTCCAGAGGATGAGACGCTTCCGTTAAGAGACTTGCTTCATAGTAGCATTGGGAATTTAGTATCACCTGTTTCTAGTGGGCATGGAAGCATTGACTTAATTGTGCCTGCTTTTCATAAAGCCTCTGGAATTCAATTGTTACAAGAAAAGTGGAATATAAAAGACAATGAAACGATGGCTTTTGGTGATGGTGGAAATGATATGGAAATGTTAAAGCATGTAGAGTATGGGTTTGCTATGGAAAACGGAAGCGCTGAGGTAAAACATATAGCAAAATATTTAGCGCCATCTAATAATAATAATGGGGTATTGGATATCATAGATCAATACTTCGCTAAGCAAGGGCCATTTACATCATAA
- a CDS encoding BglG family transcription antiterminator LicT — protein sequence MNVYKVINNNIVLSRNHDNHEIVVMGSGIGFKKKVGDGIDETRIENIYLSSKEWSVNKLTQLLSSIPLEHIQVANEIISFAKVSLGKKLSENIFLTLTDHISYAIERYENGMEIKNALLWEIKRFYNHEFLIGKEALSIVRNRLGVDLPEDEAGFIALHIVNAELDMGQISRVSEIAKVIQNILSIIKFHFKIELDEYSLYYERFITHLKFFFQRLYSDVKLDDAGTTSFIFMLKEKYTNEYACALKIREYIKKELGKDLEEDELIYLTIHIKRITND from the coding sequence ATGAATGTTTATAAAGTAATTAATAATAATATCGTATTGTCAAGAAATCATGATAATCATGAAATTGTCGTAATGGGAAGCGGTATCGGCTTTAAGAAAAAAGTCGGCGACGGTATTGATGAAACTCGAATTGAGAATATCTATCTCAGTTCAAAGGAGTGGAGTGTCAATAAGTTAACCCAGTTGCTTTCTTCCATCCCACTCGAACATATTCAGGTTGCCAATGAAATCATTAGCTTTGCGAAGGTTTCACTTGGAAAAAAATTAAGTGAAAACATCTTCTTAACATTGACTGATCATATTAGTTATGCAATTGAGCGCTATGAGAATGGGATGGAAATTAAAAATGCTCTTCTTTGGGAGATTAAGAGGTTTTATAACCATGAGTTCTTAATTGGTAAAGAAGCGTTATCAATTGTAAGAAACCGGCTTGGGGTTGATTTACCGGAAGATGAAGCTGGATTTATTGCCTTACATATTGTAAATGCAGAACTGGATATGGGACAAATAAGTCGCGTTTCAGAAATAGCGAAGGTTATCCAAAATATTCTAAGTATTATAAAGTTTCACTTCAAAATTGAGTTGGACGAGTATTCCCTTTATTACGAACGATTTATCACGCACTTGAAATTTTTCTTTCAACGTTTGTATAGTGATGTGAAATTGGATGATGCAGGGACAACGAGTTTTATTTTTATGTTGAAGGAAAAATATACAAACGAGTATGCCTGTGCATTGAAAATTAGGGAATATATAAAAAAGGAACTTGGGAAAGATTTAGAAGAAGATGAGTTAATCTATTTAACGATACACATAAAAAGAATAACAAATGACTAG
- a CDS encoding beta-glucoside-specific PTS transporter subunit IIABC, whose amino-acid sequence MNYQELAKLIIDKVGGEGNVKSLNHCATRLRFNLKDDTKTDEQALKNTSGIMGVVNKGGQYQVIIGSDVGNVYKEITKQTNISNEGEEAKGEDKRSTFAKVIDTITGIFTPILPAITAAGMLKAVLSVLVVFKVLTTESQSYQVINFMADAAFYFLPILLAASSAQKFKTNMYLAIMVGGILLHPSFVTMVNTVKESGGSIHLLGLPISAVSYSSSVIPIILSVWFMSYIEPIADKLSPKAIKFFSKPLITIFIVGTVSLVVLGPIGYLISDAISNGITALESVSPWIVPLLVGTFTPLLVATGTHYGLVPIGINNRMTTGYDTVIYPGMLASNVSQGAAAIGVGIKSKDTKIKQLAYSAGLTGLFGITEPALYGVNLRFKTPLYAAMIGGGVGGLFMGIFRVRNFSGGSPGLLTLPSYIGDNTLSFFYFACIGAVISIVVTFIATLILYKDPVESVVDGASEPKKPAAKEKQHINGATVLSPMQGTLHGLKHVDDGMFSEEILGQGVAIEPSEGTVVSPINGTVSAVFDSKHAIGLTSEDGIELLIHIGIDTVQLNGEGYEYLIQKGQEVRIGDKLIQFDLEGIKSKGYKTITPIVITNSAEVGEILTANDNAIKFGEEIIKIMK is encoded by the coding sequence ATGAACTATCAAGAGTTAGCGAAATTAATCATCGACAAAGTTGGTGGTGAAGGAAATGTTAAAAGTTTGAATCACTGTGCTACACGCTTGCGTTTCAATTTAAAAGACGACACAAAAACGGATGAACAAGCGTTAAAAAACACATCCGGTATAATGGGAGTAGTAAACAAAGGTGGTCAGTACCAAGTTATTATTGGAAGCGATGTAGGAAATGTTTATAAAGAGATAACTAAGCAAACCAATATTTCAAATGAAGGGGAAGAGGCTAAAGGAGAAGATAAACGTTCTACTTTTGCAAAAGTGATTGATACAATTACAGGTATCTTCACACCGATTCTTCCAGCCATAACAGCGGCAGGGATGCTAAAAGCAGTTTTATCTGTTTTAGTTGTATTTAAGGTTTTAACAACGGAAAGCCAAAGTTATCAAGTTATTAATTTCATGGCAGATGCTGCATTCTACTTTTTGCCTATTTTGCTAGCAGCATCTTCTGCACAAAAATTTAAGACAAATATGTATTTAGCTATAATGGTTGGAGGAATCTTACTACATCCATCTTTTGTTACGATGGTAAATACAGTAAAAGAGTCTGGAGGTAGCATTCATCTTTTGGGACTGCCGATTTCAGCAGTATCTTATTCTTCTTCTGTAATACCAATTATTCTTTCTGTATGGTTTATGTCTTATATTGAACCTATTGCAGATAAACTTTCTCCAAAGGCAATTAAGTTTTTTAGTAAACCATTGATTACGATTTTTATTGTAGGAACAGTTAGTCTTGTGGTATTAGGACCTATTGGTTATTTGATTAGTGATGCTATATCAAATGGAATAACAGCTTTAGAATCTGTTAGTCCATGGATCGTGCCATTGTTGGTTGGTACATTCACTCCATTACTTGTAGCAACAGGTACTCATTATGGTCTAGTTCCAATTGGAATTAACAATCGGATGACAACAGGTTATGATACAGTGATTTATCCTGGAATGCTTGCTTCCAATGTAAGCCAAGGTGCTGCTGCTATTGGGGTTGGTATTAAATCGAAGGATACTAAGATTAAACAATTAGCTTATTCTGCTGGTTTGACTGGTCTATTTGGTATTACAGAACCTGCTTTATATGGTGTTAATTTACGCTTTAAAACACCACTTTACGCGGCAATGATTGGCGGTGGAGTAGGTGGGTTATTCATGGGGATTTTTAGAGTAAGAAACTTTTCTGGTGGCTCACCAGGTCTGCTAACATTACCTAGTTATATTGGAGACAACACATTAAGTTTCTTCTATTTTGCATGTATAGGGGCAGTTATCAGTATTGTAGTAACGTTTATTGCAACATTAATACTTTATAAAGATCCAGTAGAATCAGTAGTTGATGGAGCATCTGAACCAAAAAAACCGGCAGCAAAGGAGAAGCAGCATATAAATGGTGCAACAGTTTTATCTCCGATGCAAGGCACTTTACACGGTTTAAAGCACGTAGATGATGGCATGTTTTCAGAAGAAATATTAGGGCAAGGTGTTGCAATTGAACCATCAGAAGGTACGGTTGTTTCACCGATAAATGGTACAGTAAGCGCCGTGTTTGATTCAAAACATGCAATAGGTCTTACGAGTGAAGATGGTATAGAACTTTTAATCCATATTGGAATAGATACAGTTCAACTAAACGGCGAAGGATATGAGTATCTTATTCAGAAAGGACAAGAAGTTCGAATAGGAGATAAGTTGATTCAGTTTGACCTTGAGGGAATTAAATCAAAAGGATATAAGACAATTACTCCGATTGTGATTACAAATTCGGCAGAAGTTGGAGAAATACTAACAGCAAATGATAACGCAATTAAGTTTGGAGAAGAAATAATTAAAATAATGAAATAG
- a CDS encoding 6-phospho-beta-glucosidase, with the protein MGFRKDFLWGGATAANQCEGGFDQGGRGLANVDVIPTGSDRRSIITGKKRMFEFEEGYYYPAKEAIDMYHHFKEDIRLFGEMGFKTYRLSIAWSRIFPKGDELEPNEEGLKFYEDLFKECHKYGIEPLVTITHFDCPMHLIENYGGWRNRQLIEFYKRLCTVLFTRYKGLVKYWLTFNEINMILHAPFLGAGICFEEGENEEQVKYQAAHHELVASAEATRIAHEIDPENKVGCMLAAASYYPYSCRPEDVWEAKKNDRGNYFFIDVQSKGAYPAYALKELARNNISIDMKPEDLEILKKHTVDFISFSYYASRVAAAEDSNVEKTAGNLFPTIKNPYLHASEWGWQIDPLGLRITMNDLYDRYEKPLFIVENGLGAVDIPDESGYVEDDYRIEYLAAHIQAMKEAVDEDGVDLLGYTSWGCIDLVSAGTGEMKKRYGFIYVDRDNNGNGTLNRTKKKSFNWYKKVIQTNGEDLSN; encoded by the coding sequence ATGGGATTTAGAAAAGATTTTTTATGGGGCGGAGCTACGGCTGCAAATCAATGTGAAGGCGGATTCGATCAAGGTGGAAGAGGTTTAGCAAATGTAGATGTTATTCCAACAGGTAGTGATCGTAGAAGTATTATTACAGGTAAAAAGAGAATGTTTGAATTTGAAGAAGGGTATTATTATCCTGCTAAAGAAGCGATTGATATGTACCATCATTTCAAAGAAGACATTAGGTTATTCGGTGAAATGGGCTTTAAAACGTATCGTTTATCGATTGCATGGAGTCGCATTTTTCCAAAGGGCGATGAACTGGAGCCAAATGAAGAAGGTTTAAAATTTTATGAAGACCTATTTAAAGAATGCCATAAATATGGAATTGAGCCTTTAGTGACAATCACCCACTTCGATTGTCCAATGCATTTGATTGAAAATTATGGTGGTTGGCGAAATCGGCAGTTGATAGAATTTTATAAACGCTTATGTACTGTATTGTTTACTCGATATAAGGGTCTAGTAAAATACTGGCTTACTTTCAATGAAATTAATATGATTCTACATGCACCATTTCTTGGAGCAGGAATCTGTTTTGAAGAAGGCGAAAATGAGGAGCAAGTAAAATATCAAGCAGCACATCATGAACTTGTTGCAAGTGCAGAAGCAACTAGAATTGCTCACGAGATTGATCCTGAAAATAAAGTAGGATGCATGTTAGCAGCTGCTAGTTATTATCCTTACAGCTGTCGACCAGAAGATGTGTGGGAAGCAAAGAAAAACGATCGAGGGAATTACTTTTTCATTGACGTGCAATCAAAAGGAGCCTATCCAGCGTATGCGCTAAAAGAATTAGCTAGGAACAATATATCCATTGATATGAAGCCTGAGGATCTTGAAATCCTAAAGAAACACACTGTGGACTTTATTTCGTTTTCTTATTATGCTTCCCGTGTAGCAGCAGCTGAAGATTCTAATGTTGAAAAAACGGCAGGTAATCTATTCCCTACTATAAAAAATCCGTACCTCCATGCAAGTGAATGGGGATGGCAGATTGATCCTTTAGGTTTACGTATTACTATGAATGATTTATATGATCGTTACGAAAAACCTTTATTTATCGTTGAAAATGGCCTTGGTGCTGTAGATATACCAGATGAATCGGGGTATGTAGAAGATGATTATCGAATCGAATATCTAGCGGCACATATTCAGGCTATGAAAGAAGCTGTAGACGAGGATGGAGTGGACCTTCTTGGTTATACTAGCTGGGGGTGCATTGATTTAGTGTCAGCAGGTACTGGTGAAATGAAAAAAAGATATGGTTTTATCTATGTAGACCGCGACAATAATGGTAATGGTACCTTAAACAGAACGAAGAAAAAGTCATTTAACTGGTATAAGAAGGTAATTCAAACAAATGGCGAAGACTTATCGAATTAA
- a CDS encoding TetR/AcrR family transcriptional regulator C-terminal domain-containing protein, whose protein sequence is MDKMKQDDLRIRRTRKLLFHALLELMEKQAFETISVKQICDLAMVHRTTFYTHFQDKYDLLSSTIRQIAEEELPLAGKTLSPSESFQEILSVATKHHKLFSQLLNKERDSLSNILRRDMGEGIRKYLVENYAMEENSIELHIRTEAYIGAILGVLNWWLENNMSIDLETLMSKLGIVNEWDFFG, encoded by the coding sequence ATGGATAAAATGAAACAAGATGACCTCCGAATAAGAAGAACCCGCAAGCTACTGTTCCATGCTTTATTAGAGCTTATGGAAAAACAAGCCTTTGAAACTATTTCAGTTAAGCAGATATGTGATTTAGCCATGGTTCATCGAACCACTTTCTATACTCATTTTCAGGATAAATATGATTTACTTTCCAGTACTATAAGACAGATTGCCGAAGAAGAGTTACCTCTTGCTGGTAAAACTCTTTCCCCATCTGAAAGCTTTCAAGAGATATTGTCGGTAGCAACTAAACATCATAAGTTATTTTCGCAACTTTTAAATAAAGAGAGGGATTCTCTAAGCAATATTTTACGAAGAGATATGGGAGAAGGGATAAGAAAATACTTGGTTGAAAACTATGCTATGGAAGAAAATTCGATTGAACTTCACATTAGAACAGAAGCCTATATTGGAGCCATACTCGGGGTGTTAAATTGGTGGCTAGAAAACAATATGTCTATTGATTTAGAGACTTTAATGAGCAAATTGGGTATTGTTAATGAGTGGGATTTTTTTGGATAA
- a CDS encoding acyl-CoA dehydrogenase family protein, whose protein sequence is MVHLMTNKKLTAMEQQLLENATELVPYLQQFGRRIDEERHIPDEVIKKVSDAGLFKLGTLKKYGGYEVSIRAMVEIISEVAKGNGSVGWVVQIINGNNYTASLSLPTEVLNTVFNQEEEVRFCSVLQARKADVKKVEGGYLVENGFWGFGSGSKHATHALLNLNDIRTIQQGKAMQMKLAVVPMNDIKIVDDWYTMSLKGSASNSLEMKNVFIPEKYVTVQDMSQIISIENLEGRDKYRPYVQVITSITTGISAILGLARGAIEYFVEKAPNKPITMTVHTSQAEVGHIQYKVGLAAMKVESAHLHISRTIDNLENKVQTGEKFSIKELAQLQTDMTYASMLCWEAVDMLMAESGGGVIADSNRLSQIFRDIRGGSNHALTTASTGLELYGRVLMGLPPQHIMTLGAASILKKDELIGNHS, encoded by the coding sequence ATGGTCCATTTAATGACAAATAAAAAGCTCACAGCAATGGAACAGCAGCTATTGGAGAATGCAACGGAGTTAGTTCCGTATCTTCAGCAATTTGGCAGAAGAATCGATGAGGAGAGACATATTCCGGATGAGGTCATTAAAAAAGTATCAGATGCTGGATTATTTAAGCTAGGGACACTAAAAAAATACGGAGGTTATGAAGTTAGTATCCGTGCCATGGTGGAAATTATCTCTGAAGTGGCTAAGGGGAATGGTTCAGTCGGCTGGGTGGTTCAAATAATAAACGGAAATAATTATACAGCTTCTCTGTCTTTACCCACTGAAGTATTAAATACAGTCTTTAATCAAGAAGAGGAAGTGCGTTTTTGTTCTGTCTTGCAAGCAAGAAAGGCAGATGTAAAAAAAGTAGAGGGAGGCTATTTAGTAGAGAACGGATTTTGGGGATTTGGTTCAGGATCTAAGCATGCCACTCATGCATTATTAAATTTAAACGACATTAGGACCATACAGCAAGGCAAGGCAATGCAAATGAAGTTGGCAGTTGTTCCGATGAATGACATTAAAATAGTAGATGATTGGTATACGATGAGCCTAAAAGGTTCAGCAAGTAATAGTTTAGAGATGAAAAATGTATTCATACCTGAAAAATACGTCACCGTCCAGGATATGTCCCAAATTATTTCTATAGAAAACCTAGAAGGACGCGACAAATATAGACCTTATGTACAAGTTATCACTAGTATAACTACAGGAATCAGCGCAATCCTTGGACTTGCAAGAGGGGCTATTGAATATTTTGTTGAAAAAGCGCCTAATAAGCCAATTACCATGACAGTTCACACTTCTCAGGCAGAAGTAGGCCATATTCAGTATAAAGTAGGGCTTGCAGCTATGAAGGTTGAATCTGCTCATCTTCATATCAGTCGTACGATTGATAATTTAGAGAATAAAGTACAAACAGGAGAAAAATTCAGTATAAAAGAATTGGCACAACTTCAAACAGATATGACATATGCTTCGATGTTGTGCTGGGAGGCAGTGGATATGCTAATGGCAGAAAGCGGTGGTGGAGTCATAGCTGATTCGAATCGACTGTCGCAGATATTCCGAGATATCCGAGGCGGTTCTAATCATGCGCTTACTACTGCATCCACTGGTCTTGAACTTTACGGAAGGGTCCTTATGGGTTTACCTCCACAGCATATCATGACATTAGGTGCAGCATCCATTTTAAAAAAAGATGAATTGATTGGAAATCATTCGTAA
- a CDS encoding flavin reductase family protein — protein MDDKQFRTAMGKFATGVTVIATEVEGEVHGMTANAFMSVSLDQKLIVISVRKQASILAKLQSSQTFSVNILGEDQQEVSMIFAGQLKDKQVDFNRLDGKPVIPGSIAQIACEVSGEHIEGDHILFIGKVTDIYVEDKAPLIYYNGKYGSLKEEMID, from the coding sequence ATGGATGATAAACAATTTCGCACAGCAATGGGGAAATTTGCTACAGGGGTAACAGTTATTGCTACAGAAGTAGAGGGCGAAGTACACGGAATGACAGCTAATGCTTTTATGTCAGTATCTCTTGATCAAAAATTGATTGTTATTTCTGTACGGAAACAAGCAAGTATTCTAGCAAAATTGCAATCGAGTCAAACCTTTTCAGTGAATATTTTGGGCGAAGATCAGCAGGAAGTATCCATGATTTTTGCAGGACAACTAAAGGACAAACAAGTTGATTTTAACCGTCTTGATGGGAAACCAGTAATTCCAGGATCAATTGCGCAGATTGCCTGTGAAGTCAGTGGAGAGCATATCGAGGGAGATCATATATTATTCATTGGTAAAGTAACCGATATTTATGTAGAAGATAAGGCGCCGCTTATTTACTATAACGGGAAGTACGGTTCTTTGAAAGAAGAGATGATAGATTAA
- a CDS encoding DUF2711 family protein, which translates to MLKGGEYLLDYIWFDDQSPVLKQLPSNFKSAAILLHPFVQMPLGWEESMRKTPCEHIYPSNNDALTIGKPVSWREIMSYSGLDSYNALALALLTSIYALKKEYKEVDLSNKLNSNLKSDLYFPTDDSTSVFLLHSLLKVLGSRGASKLYYLDPILENRGILNINDATPLDICNLCDKELIVTDENMDFAFMSLYESFTTLFFTKDKNIEQIVQTMNGEAVICDQKTFINWYF; encoded by the coding sequence GTGCTTAAAGGAGGAGAATACTTGTTAGATTATATTTGGTTTGATGACCAATCACCTGTTCTAAAACAACTTCCAAGCAACTTTAAATCTGCTGCCATATTACTACACCCTTTTGTCCAAATGCCTTTAGGGTGGGAGGAATCTATGAGAAAAACCCCTTGCGAACACATCTATCCAAGTAATAATGACGCCCTTACTATTGGAAAGCCTGTTTCTTGGCGGGAAATTATGTCTTATAGCGGGCTAGATTCTTATAATGCTTTAGCCTTAGCTTTGTTAACCTCTATTTATGCTCTTAAAAAAGAATATAAAGAAGTGGACTTATCTAACAAGTTAAATTCAAACCTAAAATCAGATCTTTATTTTCCAACAGATGATAGTACATCTGTATTCTTGTTACATAGCTTACTGAAAGTTCTTGGCTCAAGAGGTGCTAGCAAACTATATTATTTAGACCCAATCTTAGAAAACAGGGGGATATTAAATATAAATGATGCTACCCCTTTAGATATATGCAATCTATGTGATAAAGAGTTAATTGTGACGGATGAAAATATGGATTTCGCTTTTATGAGCTTGTATGAATCCTTTACAACCTTGTTCTTTACGAAAGATAAAAATATCGAACAAATTGTTCAAACGATGAATGGTGAAGCTGTTATATGTGACCAAAAAACGTTTATTAACTGGTATTTTTAA
- the vanR gene encoding VanR-ABDEGLN family response regulator transcription factor, which yields MNQKVLLVEDEEDISNLLEIYLKDQGYAVDTFHNGQDALERIKTTEYDLAILDVMLPGINGFELCKKIREQYFYPIIMVTAKIEDIDKITGLTIGADDYITKPFNPLEVVARVKTQLRRYKRYNEQAGSVKDVEEYDIRGLKINKSTHRCSLFEEPIELTPIEFSILWHLSENQGKVISAEELFEKVWGEKYIENNNTVMAHIARLREKLKEPVKKPRFIKTVWGVGYKIE from the coding sequence GTGAATCAAAAAGTATTGCTTGTTGAAGATGAAGAGGATATTTCTAATTTATTGGAAATTTATTTGAAGGATCAAGGATATGCAGTAGATACTTTTCATAATGGGCAGGATGCGTTAGAGCGTATAAAAACAACAGAATATGATTTAGCGATCTTGGATGTTATGTTACCGGGCATAAATGGATTTGAATTATGCAAAAAAATTCGGGAGCAATATTTTTATCCAATTATTATGGTAACAGCTAAGATTGAGGATATTGATAAAATTACTGGATTAACAATTGGAGCAGATGATTATATAACAAAGCCTTTTAATCCACTTGAGGTAGTGGCAAGAGTGAAAACTCAATTGCGCAGATATAAACGTTACAACGAACAGGCAGGAAGTGTAAAGGATGTAGAGGAGTACGATATTAGAGGATTAAAAATTAATAAATCCACACATCGCTGTTCCTTATTTGAGGAACCAATCGAGTTAACGCCGATCGAGTTCTCTATTTTATGGCACTTATCTGAAAACCAAGGAAAAGTTATTTCAGCTGAGGAGCTATTTGAGAAGGTATGGGGAGAAAAATATATTGAGAATAACAATACAGTGATGGCTCATATTGCTAGATTGCGTGAAAAGCTGAAGGAACCTGTGAAAAAGCCGAGGTTTATTAAAACTGTTTGGGGAGTGGGGTATAAGATTGAATAA
- a CDS encoding HAMP domain-containing sensor histidine kinase yields MNKKAKQISNYLALRFFIMTLSCFVIIFLLSFILVSVNDSQALSGVIGDAVKWTSNRLLLLAPSVFIACVFIILIIQRRQLITYLAALSANLETITIEEKHDLQLPPILKDAEEGMERLRYELKEKERAAKEAEQRKNDLIVYLAHDLKTPISSIIGYLTLLRDEKNLSDEMYQKFIHVTMSNAERLDDLINEFFEITRFNLSAISLHYSKVNLSFMLEQLLFEFQPILKAKNLTYRIEDSQHIEIACDAEKIQRVFDNLVSNAVHYSFEDSEIVISITQDEDSAVIQFSNEGYPIERDKLDRLFEQFYRLDAARSTRSGGAGIGLAIAKQIMEQHHGTITASSNGQKINFTVKLPLS; encoded by the coding sequence TTGAATAAGAAAGCTAAGCAAATCTCCAACTATTTAGCACTGCGCTTTTTCATCATGACCTTATCTTGTTTTGTTATTATTTTTCTTTTGTCTTTTATTCTAGTAAGTGTTAATGATTCACAAGCGTTATCGGGTGTTATAGGAGATGCTGTTAAATGGACAAGTAACCGTTTATTGTTGCTGGCACCAAGTGTATTTATTGCTTGCGTATTTATTATTTTAATCATTCAACGAAGACAGCTGATAACGTATTTAGCTGCATTATCAGCAAACCTAGAAACGATCACGATTGAAGAGAAACACGACTTACAGCTTCCGCCTATCTTAAAGGATGCAGAGGAGGGGATGGAAAGACTGCGGTATGAGCTGAAGGAAAAAGAGCGTGCAGCAAAGGAAGCGGAGCAGCGGAAAAATGATTTAATTGTGTATTTGGCACATGATTTGAAAACACCGATTTCCTCGATTATCGGTTACTTAACATTACTGCGAGATGAGAAAAATCTCTCAGACGAGATGTATCAAAAATTTATCCATGTAACAATGTCTAATGCAGAGCGCTTAGATGATTTAATTAATGAGTTTTTTGAGATAACGCGCTTTAATTTATCGGCCATCTCCTTACATTACAGCAAAGTGAATCTGTCATTTATGCTGGAGCAGCTCTTGTTTGAGTTTCAGCCCATATTAAAAGCTAAAAATTTAACATATCGTATCGAAGACTCGCAACATATCGAAATTGCTTGTGATGCAGAGAAAATTCAAAGAGTATTTGATAACTTAGTTAGCAATGCTGTGCATTATAGCTTTGAGGATAGTGAAATTGTTATTTCTATTACGCAGGATGAGGACAGTGCGGTGATTCAATTCAGTAATGAAGGATATCCGATTGAACGTGACAAGCTGGATCGCCTGTTTGAACAATTTTATCGCTTAGATGCAGCGAGATCGACTCGAAGCGGCGGTGCTGGAATTGGATTGGCTATTGCTAAGCAAATTATGGAACAGCATCATGGCACGATAACAGCGAGTTCAAATGGGCAAAAGATTAACTTTACTGTGAAGCTGCCGTTATCGTAA